One genomic window of Candidatus Caccoplasma merdavium includes the following:
- a CDS encoding hydrogenase maturation protease, with protein sequence MKEILVMGVGNLVLCDEGVGIHAVDSLQKENLPPWVDLLDGGTGGIALIGLLQEYKRVILIDATLDGNAPGTIRHIKPHYSQDYPPLLSAHEIGLKEMIEAMMVQEQIPDIDLIAVSVVNVKKIGLHLSPDVARAIPLIGEKVRELINTHTKH encoded by the coding sequence ATGAAAGAGATACTTGTCATGGGCGTGGGCAACCTCGTGTTGTGCGACGAGGGCGTCGGCATACATGCCGTCGATTCCTTGCAGAAAGAGAACCTCCCCCCGTGGGTCGACCTGCTCGACGGAGGTACCGGGGGCATCGCCCTCATCGGCCTCTTGCAAGAGTACAAGCGCGTGATTCTCATCGACGCCACGCTCGACGGGAATGCACCGGGGACGATAAGGCACATAAAACCCCATTATTCACAGGACTATCCGCCGCTACTGAGTGCCCATGAAATAGGGCTGAAAGAGATGATAGAGGCGATGATGGTGCAGGAACAGATACCCGACATCGACCTCATTGCCGTCTCTGTCGTAAACGTAAAAAAAATCGGGCTGCATCTGTCGCCCGATGTGGCACGGGCCATTCCGCTCATCGGAGAAAAGGTACGAGAATTGATAAACACTCACACAAAACACTGA